Part of the bacterium genome is shown below.
ATTCAATAAAATTGAAAATTCAAAACAATATAATTTATTTTGAGCAGTCGGGGAGTTTTTTCCCACTGCATAGTTTGAAAAGAGATCCTTCGTTCCCTTCGCTACGCTTGAGGGTTCTCAGGATGATGGGTCGGGATATTATTAAAAACTCCCCCACCCATCAGCTATTTAAGACTTTGTAGGTAAATTAAGGGATTCTCTGCCTTTCCTTTGTTTCTTATCTCAAAGTGAAGATGAAAGCCGGTTGCATTTCCTGTTTTTCCAACCAGGGCAATAACATCTCCCTGTTTTACCCTTTGGGAAGCTGAGACAAGGTTCTTTTTGTTATGGGCATAGACCGTGGCAAAGCCATTCTTATGCAAAATAATAATAACATTTCCATAGGTTGGTCTAAAATCAGCGTATGATACAATGCCATCAGCTGCTGCCCTAATTTCAGAACCCTCATTTGCTTTAATATCTATTCCCTGATGAAATTCTCCATTCCTTTTTCCAAACCCTGAGTTTATCTCTCCTTTAACTGGCCAGATGAATATTATTTTTGAAGGCTTTGTTTCTTCCTTCTTTGGAATTGTCCATTTAAATATGGTGCAACCAGAAAGAAAAAGAGAGAGGACAGAAGGCAGAAGGCAGATTGTCAGAGAAAAGAAGAGAAAAATTCGCAATTGCTTTGCCATACTTCGTATTCTGAAATTCGCAATCTTTTAAAAGTCTGTTTTTCCTGTGAAATTGAATTTCTCTATCTTAATAGTAGGGACATAGCAAGAGGATAAAAATTCTATAATCATTCCCTCTGATGAAAGGCGTCTTTCTTTTGAAATAAAGGATACATTCGACAGGCCGTCAATGATGGATTGAGTGAACCTCATATTCTTTATCGGATAGGAGACCTTTCCATTTTCAATAAAGAATGTTCCATCCCTTGTCATTCCTGTGATAACAGCCCTCATAGGCTCTATAACATTTGTATAGTGAAACCTCGTTATAAGAATGCCTTTCTTTGTGTTTTTT
Proteins encoded:
- a CDS encoding M23 family metallopeptidase: MAKQLRIFLFFSLTICLLPSVLSLFLSGCTIFKWTIPKKEETKPSKIIFIWPVKGEINSGFGKRNGEFHQGIDIKANEGSEIRAAADGIVSYADFRPTYGNVIIILHKNGFATVYAHNKKNLVSASQRVKQGDVIALVGKTGNATGFHLHFEIRNKGKAENPLIYLQSLK